A single genomic interval of Brevibacillus brevis harbors:
- a CDS encoding pentapeptide repeat-containing protein yields MATHQEHIQSTDDKSRRHLQGDCESCFGLCCVALPFAASSDFAINKDAGKPCSNLQADFRCGVHTKLRDIGFRGCTVYDCFGAGQKVSQVTYGGQDWRKESGSAKQMYEVFPIMWQLHELLWYLTEALTKQAAQSLHPALKEALAETQRLTDHSPEDILKLDIAFHRAKVNELLLQTSEWVRKDALAKYKGGKQGKTYGRGADLIGAKLKGADLRGAQLRGAYLIAADLRGADLRGADLIGADFRDTDVSGANLTETLFLTQVQLNAAKGDASTKLPPSFTRPPHWAHSQA; encoded by the coding sequence ATGGCTACGCATCAAGAACACATACAATCAACTGACGATAAAAGTCGTCGTCATCTTCAGGGGGACTGTGAAAGCTGCTTTGGCTTGTGCTGTGTGGCATTGCCTTTTGCTGCTTCCTCTGACTTTGCCATCAATAAAGACGCAGGCAAGCCCTGTAGTAACTTACAGGCAGACTTCCGATGTGGTGTACACACAAAGCTGAGGGACATCGGCTTTCGCGGATGTACGGTCTACGATTGCTTTGGAGCTGGTCAAAAGGTGTCTCAAGTCACTTATGGCGGCCAAGATTGGCGTAAAGAATCCGGATCAGCGAAGCAAATGTACGAAGTATTTCCGATCATGTGGCAGCTTCACGAGCTTCTTTGGTATTTAACGGAGGCGTTGACCAAGCAAGCTGCCCAGTCCCTCCATCCTGCATTGAAGGAAGCGTTGGCGGAGACACAACGCCTGACGGATCACAGTCCTGAGGACATCCTGAAGCTGGACATCGCTTTTCATCGAGCAAAAGTTAACGAACTATTGTTGCAGACAAGTGAATGGGTACGTAAGGACGCGCTTGCCAAGTACAAAGGGGGCAAGCAAGGAAAAACCTATGGCCGAGGCGCTGATCTCATCGGTGCCAAGCTCAAAGGTGCTGATTTACGAGGAGCTCAATTGCGCGGCGCTTATTTGATTGCTGCTGATCTGAGAGGAGCAGATTTGCGGGGAGCTGACCTCATTGGTGCAGATTTTCGCGATACAGATGTGAGCGGAGCGAACTTGACGGAGACGTTGTTTCTCACGCAGGTTCAGCTCAACGCGGCGAAGGGCGATGCAAGCACCAAGCTGCCACCTTCATTCACGCGCCCACCGCACTGGGCTCATTCCCAAGCATAA
- a CDS encoding WG repeat-containing protein yields MNIKTKTVSLVTAVILGASAWTSSVHAATFSQIQPYITDYKIGFTDGNKLVTQAIYDDFELFSQNMIVTKNGKKGILDVRTGKEITPAIWDYIDIPDSKNIAIVQKGGWFQYIDLKTHKLSTMKFAGAHPYRLSNEQGTAIMFLGKSSMVLHVDGKVLISPVAGKLSMVQLVAPDQTENKEAEKKRYFVATTPKELIMYDPASGKKLFALPKAELIPNEGGPDTAYLKVRSGGKEGLIDRIGKYVLEPKYTAIYAWNNGYFQVIGPKGQGLWKDGRMLAEPIYKEVGFEHNNPDMYYTVSGDVITYHSKSKGTSHPLKKGAQYLHGSYVLGQDPKTNLYGVAQVGGGTVIPFTYSSVEGPPAARLLVRSDGKKAILPGWGKEVKEPDFWFDSYVTLGSYSMLSIKDGNKVGLYSEDEGLVLSPVENRIIRHEGVTGEVLVTEPDGKLLRYSISGKQREAVNPNPLSDDLTKKYEPGKGEMIVDRKTNQPISKPYQSVYMDSDTNLIVAMDHDWADLYTPEGKLLTTEIKVAVWKSGNDRPPLTLIKVADSVYTMGVKAGNVGMAMIKADGGQLQVLSDFVYRDANEMMVQNQKIAMTARLDGTLDVWAQEGNQLANKLTSVKGFHTESYFDRVLIQSTTGWDVYSPQLIRLSTGDYQSMKYMHLYDLKTGAIAYQDKKTGLYGLMSLEGKVLTAAKYEAILPTSKVFPQVWSKADHQTPYVFTTKDQFGYLSQSGQELFMTRFLTKKPVISYSPITFQSFSAYSDTMRQRPLELIDFGKPYSWPAGGNSESHFFANLALYLNLSKDAGKQAVLSELVSKGIIKADENRSVMSDEDMFRVAYFMATGKTSQAMTTPQVMEWAQKRGIVPVREGMSYHMTMNLYAEYQHILMTELMRSLKGKKVLKPKVLTTASLSDAQQQMLTTALIVNGKPADQLPVPLPQAEWQKAIQGLVNQYNKQAAQLLAAYEAKL; encoded by the coding sequence ATGAACATAAAAACAAAAACCGTGAGTCTGGTTACCGCGGTCATACTCGGGGCAAGTGCGTGGACTTCTTCTGTCCATGCGGCTACGTTTTCCCAGATTCAGCCGTATATAACTGACTACAAGATCGGTTTTACGGACGGTAACAAGCTGGTCACACAGGCTATTTATGATGATTTTGAGCTATTTTCCCAAAACATGATCGTAACAAAGAACGGTAAAAAAGGAATTCTCGACGTGCGGACAGGGAAGGAAATAACTCCTGCGATTTGGGATTATATCGACATTCCGGATTCCAAAAATATCGCGATTGTTCAAAAAGGCGGCTGGTTCCAATATATCGATTTGAAGACGCATAAGCTGTCAACCATGAAATTTGCTGGGGCGCATCCGTATCGTTTATCCAATGAGCAGGGAACAGCGATTATGTTCTTGGGAAAATCATCTATGGTGCTCCATGTAGATGGAAAGGTGCTGATTTCGCCAGTTGCAGGTAAGCTGTCGATGGTACAACTCGTTGCTCCTGATCAGACGGAAAATAAAGAGGCGGAGAAAAAGCGGTATTTCGTCGCGACTACTCCCAAAGAGCTCATCATGTACGATCCTGCTTCCGGCAAAAAGCTGTTTGCGCTGCCAAAAGCAGAACTGATTCCAAACGAAGGCGGTCCAGACACCGCGTATCTCAAGGTACGATCCGGTGGAAAAGAAGGCTTGATCGATCGCATTGGCAAGTACGTACTAGAGCCGAAATACACTGCGATTTATGCTTGGAACAATGGCTACTTTCAGGTGATCGGACCCAAGGGACAAGGGCTGTGGAAGGACGGACGGATGCTGGCAGAGCCCATTTACAAAGAAGTCGGGTTCGAGCATAACAATCCGGATATGTACTACACGGTTTCTGGAGATGTCATCACGTATCATTCCAAGTCCAAAGGTACGTCGCACCCATTGAAAAAAGGAGCTCAGTACTTGCATGGCAGCTACGTGTTGGGACAGGACCCTAAGACGAATCTGTACGGAGTCGCCCAGGTTGGAGGAGGAACGGTCATACCATTCACTTATTCTTCGGTAGAAGGTCCGCCAGCTGCACGCTTGCTCGTCCGCAGCGATGGAAAAAAAGCGATCCTCCCAGGCTGGGGAAAAGAAGTCAAGGAGCCAGATTTTTGGTTCGACTCGTATGTGACGTTGGGCAGCTACAGCATGCTTAGCATTAAGGACGGAAACAAAGTCGGACTTTATTCTGAAGATGAAGGCTTGGTCCTGTCTCCTGTTGAGAATCGAATCATTCGCCACGAGGGAGTAACGGGGGAGGTGCTGGTGACAGAGCCGGATGGAAAGTTGCTGCGATACAGCATCAGTGGGAAACAAAGAGAAGCTGTCAATCCCAATCCGTTGTCCGATGATTTAACGAAAAAGTATGAGCCGGGAAAAGGCGAGATGATTGTGGACCGCAAGACGAACCAACCAATCAGCAAGCCCTATCAATCTGTCTATATGGATTCCGATACCAATCTCATCGTTGCAATGGATCACGATTGGGCGGATCTTTATACCCCTGAGGGCAAGCTGTTGACTACGGAGATCAAAGTCGCGGTGTGGAAGTCAGGCAACGACAGACCGCCTCTCACCTTGATCAAAGTTGCTGATTCCGTATACACCATGGGTGTGAAAGCGGGGAATGTCGGAATGGCGATGATCAAGGCCGATGGCGGGCAGCTCCAGGTCTTGAGCGATTTTGTGTATCGAGATGCAAACGAAATGATGGTACAAAATCAAAAGATCGCGATGACAGCACGGTTGGACGGCACGCTGGATGTATGGGCGCAAGAAGGGAACCAGCTCGCTAACAAGCTCACTAGCGTGAAAGGTTTTCACACGGAATCTTATTTTGATCGGGTATTGATCCAGTCCACTACAGGATGGGATGTCTATTCACCGCAGTTGATCCGCTTAAGCACGGGCGATTATCAGTCCATGAAGTATATGCACTTATATGATCTCAAGACGGGTGCCATTGCCTACCAGGACAAGAAGACGGGATTGTACGGCCTTATGTCGCTGGAAGGAAAGGTGCTGACAGCGGCCAAATATGAGGCGATTTTGCCAACAAGCAAAGTATTCCCACAGGTGTGGAGCAAGGCAGATCATCAGACGCCTTATGTATTCACAACCAAAGATCAGTTCGGTTATCTCAGTCAAAGTGGGCAAGAGCTGTTTATGACAAGATTCCTGACGAAAAAACCAGTGATTTCGTATAGTCCGATCACATTCCAATCGTTTTCGGCCTACTCGGATACGATGCGACAACGCCCGCTTGAGCTGATCGATTTCGGCAAACCGTATAGCTGGCCAGCTGGTGGCAACAGCGAGAGCCATTTTTTTGCCAATCTGGCGCTTTATTTGAATCTGTCGAAGGATGCAGGCAAGCAAGCGGTACTTTCAGAACTGGTGTCCAAGGGGATCATCAAAGCCGATGAGAATCGTTCTGTCATGAGCGACGAAGATATGTTCCGAGTGGCCTATTTCATGGCGACGGGCAAAACAAGTCAAGCGATGACGACGCCACAGGTGATGGAGTGGGCACAGAAGCGGGGAATTGTACCGGTGCGTGAGGGAATGAGCTACCACATGACGATGAATTTGTACGCGGAGTATCAGCACATCTTGATGACAGAGCTCATGCGTTCCCTGAAAGGAAAGAAAGTGCTCAAGCCAAAGGTGTTGACGACGGCTTCTCTCAGTGACGCACAACAGCAAATGCTCACAACAGCCCTGATCGTGAACGGCAAGCCGGCCGATCAACTGCCAGTGCCGCTCCCACAAGCTGAGTGGCAGAAAGCCATTCAAGGCTTGGTCAATCAGTACAACAAGCAAGCGGCTCAATTGCTTGCGGCCTATGAAGCGAAGCTGTGA
- a CDS encoding GNAT family N-acetyltransferase, translating to MQGNGENIYVRLVQESDAQSLLALEVRNKDFFQNFTGKREEAFYTLEGQIDRIKSVVALKEEDRGYVFVIAEKGKDEIIGEVILSEVVRENLQSCWIGYFLDKEHNGKGYMTEAVKLVVAYAFETLGLHRLEAGVMPHNIGSIKVLLKAGFHKEGLAKKNVKINGRWEDHQTLAIVKEEQTDQVKPKVQRKNPSTVAPPMGSYTHLTVVPKGADLLVLSGQVGMDQHGELPTEMKEQVENTLQNILRNFESESVTADHIIKINIWATEEMDWRHFNQVWEKFHGGTPPAMTMSYVPALAVPSLKVEIEAWAAKW from the coding sequence ATGCAAGGAAACGGAGAGAACATTTACGTAAGACTGGTACAGGAATCAGATGCACAGAGCCTCTTGGCGCTTGAAGTGAGAAACAAAGACTTCTTTCAAAACTTCACTGGGAAGAGAGAAGAGGCATTTTATACGCTGGAAGGACAAATCGACAGAATTAAGAGCGTGGTGGCTTTAAAAGAAGAAGACAGAGGGTACGTCTTTGTCATTGCGGAAAAAGGAAAGGATGAAATCATTGGGGAAGTCATCCTCTCAGAGGTCGTAAGAGAGAATCTGCAAAGCTGCTGGATCGGCTACTTCCTGGACAAAGAGCATAATGGAAAAGGCTACATGACCGAAGCGGTAAAGCTCGTCGTGGCATATGCCTTCGAGACATTAGGTCTTCACCGTTTGGAAGCAGGCGTGATGCCGCATAATATAGGCTCGATCAAGGTACTGCTAAAGGCTGGTTTTCACAAGGAAGGGCTTGCCAAGAAAAACGTGAAAATCAATGGTCGGTGGGAAGATCATCAAACACTGGCGATCGTGAAAGAAGAGCAAACCGATCAGGTGAAGCCCAAGGTTCAGCGCAAAAATCCTAGTACAGTTGCTCCGCCTATGGGATCCTATACACATCTGACCGTCGTTCCAAAAGGAGCTGATTTGCTCGTACTTTCTGGGCAAGTAGGGATGGACCAGCACGGAGAGTTGCCGACAGAAATGAAAGAACAAGTAGAAAACACGCTACAAAACATACTGCGCAATTTCGAAAGTGAGTCAGTAACTGCGGACCATATCATCAAAATCAATATATGGGCAACCGAAGAAATGGATTGGAGGCATTTTAATCAGGTGTGGGAGAAGTTCCACGGGGGGACACCGCCAGCGATGACCATGTCTTACGTCCCGGCATTGGCAGTCCCTTCGCTCAAAGTGGAGATAGAAGCTTGGGCAGCGAAATGGTAG
- a CDS encoding GNAT family N-acetyltransferase: MIITIEKLSIQDAASLFQFEVRNRVFFEKSVPSRGDAYYQYEHFLRGLQALLDEQAQGISFFGLIKNSQGDILGRMNLVDIEKDDRIGHLGYRVGEDTAGKGVASQALKVFLEGHVPHLNVRMICAKTTTDNISSQKVLLKNGFEPHDMEPDSADDFLHYRLFVV; encoded by the coding sequence ATGATAATTACGATCGAAAAATTAAGCATACAAGATGCAGCCAGCTTGTTTCAATTTGAAGTGCGCAATCGCGTCTTTTTTGAAAAATCGGTTCCCAGTCGGGGAGACGCTTATTACCAATATGAACATTTTTTACGAGGTCTGCAAGCCTTACTCGACGAGCAGGCGCAAGGAATCTCGTTTTTTGGCCTCATCAAAAACAGCCAAGGTGACATCTTGGGCAGAATGAATTTGGTAGACATTGAGAAAGACGACCGAATCGGACATCTCGGCTATCGAGTCGGGGAAGATACCGCTGGAAAAGGAGTGGCTTCACAGGCACTGAAGGTCTTTTTAGAGGGGCATGTTCCCCACTTGAATGTCAGAATGATCTGTGCAAAAACAACAACGGATAACATCTCCTCGCAAAAAGTGTTGTTGAAAAATGGATTCGAGCCCCATGACATGGAGCCAGATAGCGCGGATGATTTTCTTCACTATCGCTTGTTTGTTGTCTAA
- a CDS encoding acyl-CoA thioesterase, translating into MTIQRFVRESRTFKASHVLPPDTNNHNTLFGGRLMAHIDDVAAISAMKHARGPVVTASTDSVDFLQPIRVDNEVALEAFVTWTHNTSMEVFVKIVAEDLLTGIRCVCATSFLTFVAIGEDGRPTPVPQIVPETEEEVFLHNGADERAAARKIRRKDNKHLADMLGTRRPWEP; encoded by the coding sequence ATGACGATTCAACGTTTTGTTCGGGAGTCGCGCACGTTCAAAGCAAGCCATGTGCTGCCCCCGGATACGAACAATCACAATACGCTGTTCGGCGGCAGGCTGATGGCGCATATCGACGATGTTGCTGCGATCTCTGCCATGAAGCATGCCCGTGGACCAGTCGTTACTGCTTCTACTGATTCAGTCGACTTTTTGCAGCCCATCCGGGTGGACAATGAGGTTGCACTCGAAGCCTTCGTCACATGGACGCATAACACGTCGATGGAGGTATTTGTCAAAATTGTTGCGGAAGATTTGCTAACGGGCATTCGATGCGTCTGTGCAACGTCTTTTCTGACGTTTGTCGCGATTGGCGAGGATGGGCGACCTACCCCCGTGCCCCAGATCGTGCCGGAGACGGAAGAGGAAGTATTCCTGCACAATGGTGCGGACGAGCGAGCTGCGGCACGTAAAATCAGACGCAAGGATAACAAGCATCTCGCGGATATGCTTGGGACCAGACGTCCTTGGGAGCCGTGA
- the spoIIP gene encoding stage II sporulation protein P, which yields MLLRVNVSLLAVFFLILLMPLSIARAATHVEVAVDQLNIRSEPGTTTQIVATLKKATRLPITKQQKDWTQVKLPNGNTGWVNNKYVKMIEVPQIKYVKSNVDMLNVRAEPNATAQILQIIDKNGVFLQMRKQGEWAQIKLSDQKNGWVKASYLTETTAPAPKPPQVPAQIPDPTTIPAPPPPVLPSNTGSGFEQGTIVLTEGYEVYAQPDILGTVIGQIHGGMTINHYGYANGWYTINFNGTYAYIFKPMEQTGTAPSLPSSTPGVPATLPTTTPPSVQELQIRVKNPDSNIRNGPSTDHAIIGTVQPGQVFPVVQTAGDWYIIRLADNSTAYIAGWIVEKIQPAGTLPPTGATYEYNNGMIGNEKVYIYHTHNRESWRNVARNQQGSSVDDTEINITLVGKRLGELLQGRGISAMASQDDFAQRLREQNKSYSMSYSESYKAVAAAAATSPHLQYIFDIHRDSDEPRSKVAITINGKTYSRMLFVIGTANPNHLANKKLAEELHARLEASYPGLSRGIILKGSNQGNGVYNQSISEGALLLEFGGTNNTLEEGYNTAEAFAEVFGNYLIESQIAFQ from the coding sequence TTGCTTTTACGAGTAAATGTCAGCTTGCTAGCTGTTTTCTTCTTGATTTTGCTGATGCCTCTGTCCATTGCGCGAGCGGCCACCCATGTAGAAGTGGCGGTCGATCAGTTAAATATTCGAAGCGAGCCAGGTACGACTACCCAGATTGTCGCAACACTCAAAAAAGCCACGCGGTTGCCAATCACCAAACAGCAAAAAGATTGGACGCAGGTAAAGCTGCCGAACGGCAATACCGGATGGGTCAATAATAAGTATGTGAAGATGATAGAAGTTCCACAGATCAAATATGTCAAAAGCAATGTGGACATGCTGAATGTTCGGGCAGAACCAAATGCCACTGCACAAATTTTGCAGATCATCGACAAAAACGGTGTGTTTTTGCAAATGAGAAAGCAAGGGGAATGGGCACAAATTAAGCTGTCTGATCAAAAGAACGGCTGGGTGAAAGCCAGTTATTTGACGGAGACAACGGCACCAGCACCAAAACCACCCCAGGTACCGGCACAAATCCCGGATCCGACAACAATTCCAGCACCGCCCCCTCCTGTACTCCCATCCAATACAGGGAGTGGATTCGAACAAGGGACAATCGTATTAACGGAAGGCTATGAAGTTTATGCGCAGCCAGATATTCTTGGTACCGTCATTGGTCAAATCCATGGTGGGATGACGATCAACCATTACGGATATGCAAATGGTTGGTATACCATCAACTTCAACGGTACCTATGCCTATATTTTCAAACCAATGGAACAGACTGGGACAGCTCCATCATTGCCGAGTTCAACACCGGGGGTACCAGCGACTTTGCCAACAACAACGCCTCCCTCTGTACAAGAACTACAGATTCGTGTCAAAAATCCTGATTCCAACATCCGCAACGGTCCCTCAACCGATCATGCTATAATTGGAACCGTTCAACCCGGACAAGTATTCCCGGTTGTACAAACAGCAGGAGACTGGTACATCATCAGGCTGGCAGACAATTCGACTGCCTATATCGCAGGGTGGATCGTAGAGAAGATTCAACCAGCTGGTACTCTGCCACCGACAGGAGCAACGTACGAGTACAACAATGGGATGATTGGAAACGAGAAAGTGTATATCTATCATACCCATAACCGTGAGTCTTGGCGAAATGTAGCACGGAACCAACAAGGAAGCTCGGTAGATGATACTGAGATCAACATCACGCTTGTTGGGAAAAGGCTGGGCGAGCTGTTGCAAGGAAGAGGCATTTCGGCAATGGCGAGCCAGGACGATTTCGCTCAAAGATTGAGGGAACAAAATAAAAGCTACTCGATGTCTTATTCCGAGTCGTACAAGGCGGTAGCGGCAGCGGCAGCAACCAGTCCACACTTGCAGTACATTTTCGATATTCATCGGGACAGTGATGAGCCACGCAGCAAGGTAGCGATCACGATCAATGGCAAAACCTATTCCCGGATGCTGTTTGTAATCGGAACAGCGAATCCGAACCATCTGGCGAACAAAAAGCTGGCGGAAGAGCTGCACGCCCGTCTGGAAGCCTCTTATCCAGGTTTGTCGCGGGGGATTATCCTGAAAGGCTCAAACCAAGGGAACGGCGTGTACAATCAGTCCATTTCCGAGGGAGCCCTGCTTTTGGAATTCGGTGGTACGAACAACACCTTGGAAGAAGGCTATAATACTGCAGAAGCCTTTGCCGAAGTCTTTGGGAATTACCTGATCGAATCTCAAATTGCATTCCAATAA
- a CDS encoding sigma-70 family RNA polymerase sigma factor yields the protein MEIAQVNTGICQNEEHERQAESMSTETFAQIYGAYYKRVYKYICYRINNHYAAEEICSHVFEMVIAKYSSFSPDKSNFEVWLFAIARNAVTDYFRSQKKRISFSLDSILNLVLPKSSPEDIVIRDDNHQALFRALAKLSDKERNIIAMKYAAGLKNAEIAELLGVSGSNIGVVLYRCLKKLQMELQKGGFRYEE from the coding sequence TTGGAGATTGCCCAAGTGAACACAGGCATCTGCCAAAACGAAGAACATGAAAGGCAAGCGGAAAGCATGTCGACCGAAACTTTTGCCCAAATTTATGGTGCTTATTATAAGCGCGTCTACAAATATATCTGCTATCGGATCAACAATCACTATGCAGCAGAAGAAATATGCAGTCATGTGTTTGAAATGGTGATAGCAAAATACAGCAGCTTTTCGCCGGATAAATCAAACTTTGAGGTCTGGTTGTTTGCGATCGCCAGAAACGCAGTGACAGATTACTTCCGCTCACAGAAGAAAAGAATCAGCTTTTCATTGGATTCGATTCTGAATCTGGTCTTGCCGAAGTCGTCACCGGAGGACATCGTGATCCGCGACGATAATCATCAAGCCTTATTTCGAGCACTGGCGAAGCTGAGTGACAAGGAGCGCAATATCATCGCCATGAAATATGCGGCTGGTCTTAAAAACGCAGAAATTGCAGAACTTCTGGGTGTCAGTGGTTCAAATATTGGCGTCGTGCTCTACAGATGCTTGAAAAAGCTGCAAATGGAATTGCAAAAAGGAGGCTTCCGTTATGAAGAGTAA
- a CDS encoding AI-2E family transporter: MNFFAAALQKPDVRRFGILALFCLLLYSLGSMLNMVLLTFLVTYLMNRLHQYLTRLAHKVVPIHPKLILIFLYMLLTFFLIVGGMKAIPALIHQTGQLFHVIEQVYHQNQHNEFAPYLMSVVGKLDMKGIVQGSLDFLAVVRNVGFNVFLAIILSLFFLLGKDNVVTFTAQFRTSKLSWLYNEIAYFSQKFILTFGKVIETQLLIALFNTTFTVIGLWIMGFPNLLGLAIMVFILGLIPVAGVAISLIPLSAIAYSVGGIATVVYLLIFIMVIHALEAYVLNPRLMATKTHLPIFYTFVVLIFSEHFFGVWGLIVGIPSFVFLLDILEVKKMEQPPSKNRSVPKDVRDIQVNT, from the coding sequence ATGAATTTCTTTGCTGCCGCCTTGCAAAAGCCGGATGTAAGACGATTTGGGATTTTGGCGTTGTTTTGTTTGTTGCTTTACTCCTTGGGAAGTATGCTGAACATGGTTTTGCTGACCTTTTTAGTTACCTATTTAATGAATCGGCTGCATCAATACCTCACGCGTCTCGCACACAAAGTCGTGCCGATCCATCCCAAGCTGATTCTCATTTTTCTCTATATGTTGCTGACGTTCTTTCTCATTGTGGGTGGGATGAAAGCCATTCCAGCGCTGATTCACCAAACCGGACAATTGTTCCATGTCATCGAGCAAGTGTACCACCAAAATCAGCACAATGAGTTTGCCCCCTATCTGATGTCTGTTGTTGGGAAGCTAGATATGAAGGGTATCGTACAAGGCAGCCTTGATTTTCTCGCGGTGGTCAGAAACGTTGGGTTCAATGTCTTTCTGGCGATTATTCTGAGTCTGTTTTTCCTGCTCGGCAAAGACAATGTCGTGACATTTACCGCTCAATTTCGCACGAGTAAATTATCCTGGCTGTACAACGAAATTGCCTATTTCAGCCAAAAATTCATCCTGACCTTTGGCAAAGTAATTGAAACACAGCTGTTGATCGCCTTATTCAATACGACCTTCACCGTCATCGGACTATGGATCATGGGCTTTCCGAATCTATTGGGACTCGCGATCATGGTCTTCATACTGGGGCTCATTCCGGTTGCAGGTGTCGCCATTTCATTGATTCCGCTCAGTGCTATCGCCTATAGTGTCGGTGGTATCGCAACCGTCGTCTATTTGCTCATTTTCATCATGGTGATTCACGCACTTGAGGCCTATGTGTTGAATCCTCGCTTGATGGCAACCAAGACTCACTTGCCGATTTTCTACACATTTGTCGTTCTGATCTTTTCCGAGCATTTCTTTGGGGTATGGGGACTAATTGTCGGGATTCCGTCCTTTGTTTTCTTGCTGGACATCTTAGAAGTGAAGAAAATGGAACAACCCCCTTCCAAAAATAGATCCGTTCCAAAAGATGTACGCGATATACAAGTCAATACGTGA
- a CDS encoding peptide ABC transporter substrate-binding protein: MKRQGKIIAKLLVSTGVLVSSVGYASANEVKSQETSSTSLHKVLRLNLIDQPGQLAPAMAEDEAMFSVMHTMFDGLVRLGPDGKVQPSIAQKIDVSDDRKTYTFHLREAKWSNGDPVTANDFEYAWKRVLDPETDSTYSYLLYSIKNAEQANTGKLKLDEVGVKAIDAKTLRVELEQPTPYFTEVTAKPIFYPVNKKVDEKNPGWFREAATHVGNGPFKLVSADKEKITVVKNDLYWDKAAVKLDKLEFDVIQDENTQLYMFDNYKSDWAGAPFGSLPVEALPALNYKEILQTKPIAGVYWYKFNTEQAPFTNAKIRKAFAYAMNRQAIDDVLLDGVQIPATGALPPTMNLKKDGYFKDNDQETAKKLLAEGIKELGMTKLPPITLSYNKSEHHRLIAETIQKQWKQTLGVDVTLNDEEWKVFLEDIKNGKYQIARTGWHADYNDPSNYLELFKEKDGSSNDTGWENKKYQELLNQSVTEKDSEKRKQLLAQAEAILMEEMPVAPVYFYTRHWVQDEKLKDVVMDHQGVVDYKWASKE; this comes from the coding sequence ATGAAACGTCAAGGTAAGATCATTGCGAAGCTTCTGGTGTCGACAGGAGTGCTGGTTTCCTCCGTCGGATATGCTTCAGCGAACGAAGTAAAATCTCAGGAAACAAGTTCTACCTCTTTACATAAGGTTTTGCGTTTGAACCTGATTGATCAGCCAGGCCAATTGGCCCCCGCAATGGCTGAGGATGAAGCGATGTTTTCTGTGATGCATACGATGTTTGATGGGTTGGTCCGCTTAGGTCCAGATGGAAAAGTTCAGCCATCAATCGCCCAGAAAATAGACGTATCAGATGATAGGAAAACATATACGTTTCATTTACGTGAGGCGAAGTGGAGCAATGGTGATCCAGTCACTGCCAATGATTTCGAATATGCTTGGAAGCGTGTGCTAGACCCGGAAACAGATAGTACGTATTCTTACTTGCTCTATTCCATCAAAAATGCGGAGCAAGCCAACACAGGCAAGTTGAAGCTAGACGAGGTAGGAGTAAAAGCAATCGATGCCAAGACATTGCGCGTGGAGTTGGAGCAGCCTACACCATATTTTACAGAGGTAACGGCCAAACCGATTTTTTATCCGGTGAACAAAAAGGTCGATGAGAAAAACCCGGGTTGGTTCCGAGAAGCTGCGACACATGTCGGGAACGGACCTTTCAAATTAGTTTCCGCAGATAAAGAAAAAATTACGGTGGTCAAAAACGACCTGTATTGGGATAAAGCGGCTGTGAAGCTGGACAAGCTGGAATTTGACGTGATTCAGGATGAGAATACACAGCTCTATATGTTCGATAATTACAAGTCTGACTGGGCAGGCGCTCCGTTCGGATCTCTACCCGTCGAGGCGTTGCCAGCACTGAATTACAAAGAAATATTGCAAACAAAGCCGATTGCAGGTGTTTACTGGTACAAGTTCAACACCGAGCAGGCACCGTTTACCAACGCAAAGATTCGCAAGGCGTTTGCCTATGCAATGAATCGTCAGGCGATTGATGATGTGCTGCTCGATGGTGTGCAAATACCTGCTACAGGTGCTCTGCCACCTACGATGAACCTGAAAAAGGATGGCTACTTCAAGGATAACGATCAGGAGACAGCGAAAAAGCTGCTGGCCGAGGGTATAAAGGAGCTGGGAATGACAAAGCTCCCGCCAATAACCTTGTCCTATAACAAGTCCGAGCATCATCGCTTGATCGCAGAAACGATTCAAAAGCAGTGGAAGCAAACACTGGGTGTGGATGTCACACTGAATGATGAAGAATGGAAAGTGTTTTTGGAAGATATAAAGAATGGCAAGTATCAGATTGCACGGACGGGCTGGCATGCAGATTACAATGATCCGAGCAACTATTTGGAGCTATTCAAGGAGAAGGATGGTAGCAGCAACGATACCGGATGGGAAAACAAAAAGTATCAAGAGCTTTTGAATCAATCCGTGACGGAGAAAGATTCTGAGAAACGAAAGCAGCTGCTGGCCCAGGCAGAAGCGATCCTGATGGAGGAAATGCCCGTTGCTCCGGTATACTTTTATACCAGACATTGGGTTCAAGATGAGAAGCTAAAAGATGTTGTCATGGATCATCAAGGCGTGGTCGATTACAAGTGGGCTTCCAAAGAATAA